In Amaranthus tricolor cultivar Red isolate AtriRed21 chromosome 5, ASM2621246v1, whole genome shotgun sequence, a genomic segment contains:
- the LOC130812709 gene encoding protein FAR1-RELATED SEQUENCE 5-like: MWHIMSKVIYKVGPELNKDEFFFKELNSCVWNVEQEESEFEEKWEAIMIKYNLLEDKWFRNLFSIRDQWIPAYFRDITLGRILRTTSRSESINNYFNNFSNPYMTLVDFYMSYESAMDAQIYKQEKLNVSSLHTVPQLKTPLPIEKHASEVYTRTIFFLFQYEVYKYSFKTYIQSIEKSEIVETIIVLDSVLDKMYKVTFIAGSSIDELQVDCGCKLFKRIGLLCCHAICVMSARQITHIPKQYILDHFYEEAYFLYAWQFD, translated from the coding sequence ATGTGGCACATAATGAGCAAAGTCATATACAAAGTAGGACCAGAATTGAACAAagatgagtttttttttaaagaattaaaTAGTTGTGTGTGGAATGTTGAACAAGAAGAAAGTGAGTTTGAGGAGAAATGGGAGGCAATCATGATAAAGTATAATCTTCTTGAGGATAAATGGTTTCGTAACTTGTTTAGCATACGAGACCAATGGATACCGGCATATTTTAGGGACATCACATTGGGACGGATTTTGAGAACTACATCTAGATCAGAGAGcattaacaattattttaacaatttttcaaaCCCATACATGACGCTTGTTGATTTTTACATGAGCTATGAAAGTGCAATGGATGCCCAAATATATAAACAAGAAAAGCTAAATGTATCATCACTTCATACGGTACCCCAATTAAAAACTCCATTGCCAATTGAAAAGCATGCTAGTGAAGTCTATACAAGAacaatattttttctatttcaatATGAAGTTTATAAGTATAGTTTCAAGACTTATATTCAAAGTATTgaaaaaagtgaaattgttgAAACTATAATTGTTTTGGACTCGGTATTAGACAAGATGTACAAAGTCACATTTATTGCAGGGAGTTCAATTGATGAGCTTCAAGTAGATTGTGGGTGTAAGTTGTTCAAACGTATTGGACTATTATGTTGTCATGCGATTTGTGTTATGAGTGCAAGGCAAATAACACATATCCCAAAGCAATATATCTTAGATCATTTCTATGAAGAAGCCTATTTTTTATATGCATGGCAATTTGATTGA